The following proteins come from a genomic window of Henningerozyma blattae CBS 6284 chromosome 4, complete genome:
- the IKS1 gene encoding protein kinase IKS1 (similar to Saccharomyces cerevisiae IKS1 (YJL057C); ancestral locus Anc_1.324) gives MSLIPYHADPNEENGSLVLQTTSHRELVVVNPTNGSLKLYSQIYPNPGSLVSKNNNTSYNHGNPNASPSLNNNHSHDNGNFRRNSLGGESMNYICPTCGSEIHRKESIIDSSPISGNSNNLTTKLNLQNFPNANYFKLLESSHKRSEENTSSNINNHIRSSIVELQDLSSNINSVVNSLTNSDTEYNDIRNTSSSSNQSMPNIPQDLFTQGYFKKFFKIDSLLGRGARGVVYKVIHRLGDFQLGKFALKKIAIGNNLPWLENCLKEVRALTLINHTTGNLITYNHVWLEMDSTDALKLNENTPSIVACIFILQQYCDGGNLQDLIWSNIFKRIKVNYQLKKEKNCLRKKKFEKSNMLQFKKSSLIGLNTKQILLIIRDIASGLEELHSIGLIHRDLKPSNCLLLTKFDPMDIEQVDNIEDEEVFENLNSTFPKIVISDLGESQLKGEKRSATGATGTLEFTAPELIIENDIYTNLKVRENNDENLENSKINQFSFASDMYSFGMIIYFIVFGELPYDPELDVANLKSEIQKFHYNKEQAITKHKLIKNIKQIDPVIFEIMDQLLVKDVELRPNATEILEYATNVLNSSTYNNHYHTQNNSASIPNINFTSNNKKNNISLNKDLFQQQSLDSDPIMTFNLKTDERDEYEDDDIIQDREEDDIYTEDNKFTRYRNRSVSSFKIDPLQLQLTRTNDSLHSLIPYQSKPIDINIKPPKTLKHLIISYLKEQRYLVNYIPMGFIIFFIIYLFHLLSIKKDFDNKDFSQNTMSSLSFSINGHLELAIIFFLFGISVNASFISQAWISLLLLLIIFLNWVSDSSIFLPKFNA, from the coding sequence ATGTCTCTAATTCCATATCATGCTGATCCGAATGAAGAGAATGGTTCGTTAGTACTTCAAACAACGTCACATAGAGAACTAGTTGTGGTCAACCCAACAAATGGATCTTTAAAGTTATATAGTCAAATATATCCCAATCCGGGGTCTCTGgtatctaaaaataataacactaGTTATAACCATGGAAATCCTAATGCATCAccttctttaaataataatcatagCCATGATAATGGTAATTTCAGGCGAAATTCTTTGGGAGGCGAATCAATGAACTATATATGTCCAACATGTGGTTCAGAAATACATAGAAAGGAATCAATAATTGATTCAAGCCCCATTAGCGGCAATTCTAACAACCTTActacaaaattaaatcttcaaaaCTTCCCCAAtgcaaattattttaaattattagaatcaaGTCATAAGAGGTCGGAAGAAAATACTAGcagtaatattaataaccATATACGCTCTTCTATTGTCGAATTACAAGATCTAAGCTCAAATATAAACTCAGTTGTCAATTCCTTGACCAATTCGGATACAGAGTACAATGATATTAGAAATACTTCATCTTCAAGCAATCAGTCCATGCCTAATATACCACAAGATCTATTTACTCAGGGatattttaagaaattctttaaaatagaTTCCTTATTAGGAAGGGGGGCTCGTGGTGTTGTATATAAAGTTATTCACAGGTTGGGAGATTTCCAACTGGGAAAATTtgcattgaaaaaaattgccattggtaataatttacCTTGGTTAgaaaattgtttaaaagAAGTTCGAGCTCTTACTTTAATCAATCATACTACTGGTAATTTAATTACATATAATCATGTTTGGTTAGAAATGGATTCCACAGATGccttaaaattaaatgaaaatactCCTTCAATTGTTGCTtgcatttttattttacaacAGTATTGTGACGGGGGTAATTTACAAGATTTAATTTggtcaaatatttttaaaaggaTCAAAGTGAACtatcaattgaagaaagaaaaaaattgtttaagaaaaaaaaaatttgaaaaaagtaatatgttacaatttaaaaaaagctCTTTAATTGGTTTAAACACCAAACAGATTCTTTTAATCATTAGAGATATTGCTTCGGGATTAGAAGAATTGCATTCCATTGGATTGATACATAGAGATCTAAAGCCATCAAATTGTTTATTGTTAACAAAATTCGATCCAATGGATATTGAACAAGTTGATAATatagaagatgaagaagtttttgaaaatctGAATAGTACTTTTCCAAAAATTGTTATCAGTGATTTGGGAGAAAGTCAATTGAAAGGTGAAAAAAGATCTGCTACTGGTGCAACTGGTACTTTAGAATTTACTGCTCCGGAGTtgattattgaaaatgacATTTATACGAATTTAAAGGTAcgtgaaaataatgatgaaaatcTTGAAAATTCCAAGATAAATCAGTTTAGTTTTGCTTCTGATATGTATTCTTTTGGAATgatcatttattttattgtatttGGTGAGCTACCGTATGATCCAGAATTAGATGTGGCTAATTTGAAAAGTGAAATTcagaaatttcattataataAAGAGCAAGCAATAACAAAACATAAATTGATTAAGAACATAAAGCAAATTGATCCtgttatatttgaaataatggATCAATTATTAGTTAAGGATGTTGAGTTAAGACCAAATGCTACTGAGATTTTAGAATATGCTACCAACGTATTAAATAGTTCAACAtataataatcattatcatACACAAAATAACTCAGCTTCTATCCCAAATATTAACTTTACAAGTaacaacaagaaaaataatattagtttaaacaaagatttatttcaaCAGCAAAGCCTTGACAGTGACCCCATCATgacatttaatttaaaaactgATGAAAGAGATGAATATGAggatgatgatattatcCAAGATAGggaagaagatgatattTATACAGAAGACAATAAATTTACAAGATATCGTAATAGATCTGTCTCATCGTTTAAAATTGATCCTCTTCAACTCCAATTGACAAGAACTAATGATTCCCTCCATTCTTTAATTCCATATCAATCTAAGCCAatagatataaatataaaaccTCCAAAAACTTTAAAGCATCTTATTATATCATACTTAAAAGAGCAACGGTATTTGGTTAATTATATTCCAATGGGattcataatatttttcataatttatttgtttcatttgCTTTCAATTAAGAAAGATTTTGATAACAAAGATTTTTCACAGAATACTATGTCTTCtctatcattttctattaatggTCATTTGGAATTAgctattatattttttttatttggaaTCTCAGTAAATGCATCTTTTATTAGCCAAGCTTGGATATCTCTATTATTACTccttattatatttttgaattggGTGTCTGATTCTAGTATATTTCTCCCAAAATTTAATGCATAG
- the BIT61 gene encoding Bit61p (similar to Saccharomyces cerevisiae YBR270C and BIT61 (YJL058C); ancestral locus Anc_1.323): MMNQNENPLSKNKSNPNIITAPRIAEINTHIENSNKIDENLENDIPNGLSRESTDPNDPYTRSRFYSISSDIIPQTLTHPIDDKKLTSKFSKSPLNRVPSWSHVGFQSILPQSNNNTNNGKGANSSNQVINNPMNSTVKIERRTVSATNPTSHFHNTAANLHNLNESLGNLSIPFSHDGAYLHSSHDFPLDQDDDDDDNDDDDDNDLDGLDLDDDDEDDVLGDRNSFQSLHNSLNSGSASSKRLTKRKSSIFSISRDSFENNKLFKTTTNKSHQKIKGSKKKSSSSTSSGTSSNNTNSIKLSSLKSNPIQANHKNLKNAAKKLFTRKPHRNLIHDSDIEPPIPSSLSKFLHSSYARHKSPSQFIHTNATNGGGLIDSGKSVYSLNPSIGNKGIDSRLNEEQGESLMNANVLMLHELLKNLPSLEANYKHFDIDELHVLAGNVWGIYCNITVELFKNRRIWQLSAKIEDISRVFEFYTFLKTESKISVPYKSFLAEIEEFINTSLYILENQIVFNYNDEDTMNTALKRLGVIWQLFYQQVYYDVMSILLPLERSFRKNKSYWSMNNPNEAIFNKLLSVDYLLLRCFRNSIVLPYYQNFINSNDGASKSFQTYIFREEEENGVTDQDKLTLLQCFGILSTIKGNDRNQQIIEELLEGIRMSI, translated from the coding sequence ATGATGAATCAAAATGAGAATCCTTtgtcaaaaaataaatcaaatccaaatattattacagCTCCTCGCATTGCAGAAATCAATACCCATATAGAAAactcaaataaaattgatgaaaatctagaaaatgatatacCTAATGGCTTAAGTAGAGAGAGTACTGATCCTAATGATCCATATACCCGATCAAggttttattcaatttcttcagaTATTATTCCTCAAACACTTACACATCcaattgatgataaaaagCTAACCtctaaattttctaaatctcCATTAAACAGAGTACCTTCGTGGTCTCATGTTGGTTTTCAATCAATCCTTCCAcaaagtaataataatacaaataatggAAAAGGGGCCAACTCCTCAAATCAAGttataaataatccaaTGAATAGTACTGTAAAAATTGAACGTAGAACTGTCTCTGCAACTAATCCAACGTCACATTTTCATAACACTGCAGCCAATCTtcataatttaaatgaaagcCTTGGTAATCTTTCCATACCGTTTAGTCATGATGGTGCTTATTTACACTCCTCTCATGATTTCCCATTAGATCAggatgatgacgatgatgacAATGATGACGACGATGATAACGACCTGGACGGCCTTGAtttagatgatgatgatgaggaTGATGTGTTAGGAGATAGAAACTCTTTCCAAAGCTTACACAACTCGTTAAACTCGGGTAGTGCTAGCAGTAAACGACTTACAAAAAGAAAGTCATCTATTTTTAGTATATCAAGAGAtagttttgaaaataataaactatTCAAAACGACAACAAATAAAAGTCATCAAAAGATAAAGGGCtccaaaaagaaaagtagCAGCTCTACTAGCAGTGGAACGTCGAgcaataatacaaatagcataaaattatcatcattaaaatCTAATCCAATACAGGCCAATCAtaagaatctaaaaaatgctgctaaaaaattatttaccaGAAAACCTCACAGAAATTTGATTCATGATTCCGATATTGAGCCGCCAATTCCAAGTTCTTTAAGTAAGTTTTTACATTCATCATATGCCAGACATAAGTCACCTTCACAATTTATACATACAAACGCCACTAATGGCGGTGGATTAATCGATTCAGGAAAGTCTGTTTACTCTCTGAATCCTTCAATTGGAAATAAGGGTATTGATTCACGCTTGAATGAGGAACAAGGAGAATCACTAATGAACGCAAACGTATTAATGTTACATGAGCTactgaaaaatttaccGTCTCTGGAGGCAAATTATAAACACTTTGATATAGATGAATTGCATGTACTTGCCGGCAACGTTTGGGGCATATATTGTAATATCACTGTTGAGTTATTTAAGAATCGAAGAATATGGCAATTAAGTGCtaaaattgaagatattAGCAgagtatttgaattttacaCATTTTTAAAGACTGAATCTAAAATATCGGTACCGTATAAATCATTTCTAGCAGagattgaagaatttattaacacatcattatatattttagaaaaCCAAATTGTTTTCAATTATAACGATGAAGATACAATGAATACTGCATTGAAGAGATTAGGCGTTATATGGCAATTATTTTACCAACAAGTTTATTATGATGTTATGTCAATCCTACTACCGTTAGAAAGAAGTTTCCGAAAGAATAAAAGTTATTGGTCAATGAATAATCCTAACGAAGCTATATTTAATAAGCTATTGTCTGTAGATTATTTGTTACTAAGATGCTTTCGAAATTCAATTGTATTGccatattatcaaaattttattaatagtaatgatGGGGCAAGTAAAAGTTTTCAAACTTATATATTTAGGGAGGAAGAGGAGAATGGCGTTACTGATCAAGATAAATTGACCTTGCTACAATGTTTCGGTATATTAAGCACTATTAAAGGAAATGATAGAAATCAGcaaattattgaagaattgtTGGAAGGTATTAGAATGagtatataa
- the YHC3 gene encoding amino acid transporter YHC3 (similar to Saccharomyces cerevisiae YHC3 (YJL059W); ancestral locus Anc_1.322) codes for MKPNYVYFWIFGLLNNVLYVVILSAAFDIAGPSLPKTTILLADILPCFIIKIISPFISTSDSKNSFLNYKNRILALIISSISGMILVSRAKVNLTVAIIGICMASASSGFGETTFLQLTAAYGNTALQGWSSGTGMAGLFGSGFYLLLTSILNFSVNFSLILFSILPLGFLLYFKLPTTKTSSYTLLEEENMEEIEISDSVPTTFSKNTIINTLKKLQTLFIPYMLPLTTVYLFEYLINQAVSPTLLFPIDPDQKHLFFKKIQRYVYYIQCIISVRCVYCRSTSHLIRLRNLYLISTLQFINLNIAISQSWFFIFKSPFWILIFMFYQGFMGGASYVNTFLNIMDDITNKRDQEFALGATSIADALGILIAALIGLKLEPTLCNHQVNTGRNWCTLE; via the coding sequence ATGAAACCTAACTATGTGTATTTTTGGATATTTGGTTTATTAAACAATGTTCTTTATGTGGTTATTTTATCTGCAGCTTTTGATATAGCAGGCCCTAGTTTACCTAAGACAACAATCTTATTAGCTGACATTTTACCATGCTTTATTATAAAGATTATATCACCATTTATTAGTACGTCAGATAGTAAAAACTCTTTcctaaattataaaaatcgTATCCTTGCattaattattagtagCATTTCAGGGATGATTTTAGTTTCAAGGGCCAAAGTTAATCTAACGGTTGCtattattggtatttgTATGGCTTCTGCCTCTTCCGGTTTTGGAGAAACTACCTTTTTACAACTGACAGCAGCTTATGGCAATACTGCGTTACAAGGTTGGTCTTCAGGAACAGGTATGGCTGGATTATTTGGTAGTggattttatttattattaacttcAATTCTAAACTTCTCCGTTAACTTTTcactaatattatttagtaTATTACCATTGGGCtttttattgtattttaaGTTACCAACTACAAAAACTTCATCATATACCTTATTGGAGGAAGAAAATAtggaagaaattgaaatatcagATTCAGTACCTACaacattttctaaaaatactatcattaatactttaaaaaaattacaaacgCTATTTATTCCATACATGCTTCCATTAACAAcagtttatttatttgaatatttgatcAACCAAGCAGTATCACCAACTTTACTTTTCCCCATAGATCCAGACCAAAagcatttatttttcaaaaaaattcagaGATATGTATACTACATACAATGCATTATATCAGTTAGGTGTGTTTATTGCAGATCAACTTCACATTTAATTAgattaagaaatttatatttgatatcTACTTTacaattcattaatttgaatattgcTATTTCTCAATCTTggtttttcatttttaagaGCCCATTTtggatattaatatttatgttTTATCAAGGTTTCATGGGTGGGGCATCATATGTCaatacttttttaaatattatggATGATATCACTAATAAAAGAGATCAAGAATTTGCATTGGGTGCAACTTCAATTGCTGATGCATTAGGGATTCTAATAGCTGCTTTAATTGGTCTTAAATTAGAACCAACATTATGCAACCACCAAGTTAATACTGGTAGAAATTGGTGTACATTGGAATAG
- the SDH8 gene encoding Sdh8p (similar to Saccharomyces cerevisiae YBR269C; ancestral locus Anc_1.320) gives MFLRRISPTIKPISKSIISYHHIINCRGYSSNNAFSSNQTPHPPRLPENEQKEFEKLQRLANSQQTLEDYNKGKPITKDGKENTDSIGEFSPEYSPTIAEFEGDKNPKTGEIGGPKQDPTRHGDWSFNGRVTDF, from the coding sequence ATGTTTCTAAGAAGAATTTCCCCCACCATTAAGCCAATATCTAAATCCATCATATCTTATCAccatattattaattgtcGTGGCTATAGTAGTAATAACGCATTTAGTAGTAACCAAACTCCACATCCACCTAGATTACCTGAAAATGAACAAAAAGAGTTTGAGAAATTACAAAGATTAGCTAATTCCCAACAAACTTTGGAAGATTATAACAAAGGTAAACCTATTACAAAAGATGGGAAGGAAAATACCGATAGTATAGGAGAATTTTCACCTGAATATTCACCAACCATTGCAGAGTTTGAAGGGGACAAAAATCCTAAGACAGGGGAAATTGGTGGACCCAAGCAAGATCCAACTCGTCATGGAGACTGGTCTTTTAATGGTAGAGTTACTGATTTTTGA
- the TSC10 gene encoding 3-dehydrosphinganine reductase (similar to Saccharomyces cerevisiae TSC10 (YBR265W); ancestral locus Anc_1.315) → MSRNSTSNQRLLNDFDISVHDDDESSTILEATKTNNTDTIELGISSRSAYSRTSRVLYIDPYEKWDRSFKLNNQIVLITGGSQGLGKSFATKYFKDAINTTVIISSRSEKKLTTASLDIASKARRSVDPSKINLAKMTNPIDLSIPSASNRLFYIPCDLSNYNNVQSMFDTLQLHNLLPTQVIACAGGSTPKLFKDLTPTELELGVKTNYLTVLYLAHTVARLLDHCHLILFASSTTFFPFIGYSQYAPMKVSVKALASILRQELPHFRISCVYPGNFKSEGFDNEELTKPSITKIIEGPSAPISSDECRDKILKWLKLGYDDITTDLIGWILMSLDLGLNKHSTSSPLWVLQFLFGVTANLIVVPIYMLFCNIQITKWFKKQHENRMDQLS, encoded by the coding sequence ATGTCAAGAAATTCCACGTCAAACCAACGTCTACTAAATGATTTTGATATAAGTGTccatgatgatgatgagaGCTCCACTATCTTAGAAGCtacaaaaacaaataatacagATACTATTGAATTGGGCATATCTTCCAGGTCTGCCTATTCAAGAACATCAAGAGTCTTGTATATTGACCCATATGAAAAATGGGATAGATcctttaaattaaataatcaaattgttttaatcACAGGTGGCTCTCAAGGTCTTGGGAAATCCTTTGCTAcgaaatatttcaaagatGCTATCAACACTACAGTTATTATTTCCTCGAGATcagaaaaaaagttaacAACTGCCTCTTTAGATATTGCCTCAAAGGCAAGAAGATCAGTGGATCCATCCAAGATTAATTTGGCTAAGATGACAAATCCAATAGACTTATCAATTCCTTCTGCCTCAAACAGATTGTTTTACATACCTTGCGACTTATCAAACTATAATAATGTTCAATCTATGTTCGATACTTTACAATTACATAACTTATTACCAACACAAGTCATTGCTTGTGCAGGTGGTTCCACtccaaaattattcaaagaTCTAACTCCAactgaattagaattaggTGTAAAGACAAATTATTTGACAGTTTTATATTTAGCACATACAGTGGCTAGGCTGTTAGACCATTGCCATTTGATTCTTTTTGCTTCAAGTACAACTTTTTTCCCATTTATTGGTTACTCACAATATGCTCCGATGAAAGTATCAGTAAAAGCTTTAGCTTCAATTCTTAGACAGGAACTACCACATTTTAGAATCTCTTGTGTTTATCCAggtaattttaaaagtgaAGGGTTTGATAACGAAGAATTGACAAAACCAAGTATTACAAAAATCATTGAAGGCCCTTCTGCTCCAATTTCTTCGGATGAATGTAGAGATAAAATCCTGAAATGGCTAAAATTAGGTTATGACGATATTACTACCGATTTAATTGGCTGGATTTTAATGTCTCTAGATTTGGGTCTAAATAAACATTCCACATCTTCCCCATTATGGGTACtgcaatttttatttggaGTGACTGCAAATCTGATCGTCGTCCCAATATATATGCTGTTTtgtaatattcaaattacaAAATGGTTTAAAAAACAACACGAAAATAGAATGGATCAACTATCCTAG